One part of the Acidobacteriota bacterium genome encodes these proteins:
- a CDS encoding macro domain-containing protein, giving the protein MADTSSVNRPTTGVIPVHKSVVRLVKADITTLDAEAIVFYARPNLALGSGFGNAIARRGGATIKEELDQIGSVQVTGAVVTSAGTLNARFIVHAVGPVFQEPDLEQKLRATMVNALKLADDRGIAQIAFPPMGAGFYGVPLPVCAEVMLSTLTAYLSTTTGIREVIICANDTREYKAFEARLAAMTPASS; this is encoded by the coding sequence TTGGCTGACACCAGCAGCGTCAATCGCCCCACGACGGGCGTCATCCCCGTTCACAAGAGCGTGGTGCGGCTTGTCAAGGCCGACATCACGACATTGGACGCCGAAGCCATCGTCTTCTACGCCAGGCCCAACCTCGCGCTCGGGTCTGGCTTCGGCAATGCGATCGCCCGAAGGGGCGGTGCAACGATCAAGGAGGAACTCGACCAGATCGGATCGGTTCAGGTCACCGGCGCCGTGGTCACGTCGGCCGGCACCTTGAACGCCAGGTTCATCGTCCATGCCGTGGGTCCGGTGTTCCAGGAGCCGGACCTTGAGCAGAAGCTGCGCGCGACGATGGTGAACGCCCTCAAGCTGGCGGACGATCGGGGGATCGCTCAGATCGCGTTTCCCCCGATGGGGGCCGGGTTCTACGGTGTTCCTCTTCCGGTGTGCGCGGAGGTGATGCTGTCGACGCTGACGGCATACCTCTCAACGACCACGGGCATTCGGGAAGTGATCATCTGCGCAAACGACACTCGAGAGTACAAGGCGTTCGAAGCCAGGCTGGCGGCGATGACACCGGCGTCGTCGTGA
- the hemL gene encoding glutamate-1-semialdehyde 2,1-aminomutase, with protein sequence MADLPQTAGAESRALFDRARQCIPGGVNSPVRAFRGVGGTPLFIASAHGARVEDEDGRSFIDYIGSWGPMILGHGHPAVVDAVTHQITRGASFGSPSRLEVEMAEQLTSWVPSLERVRMVNSGTEATMSAARLARGATGRPKIVKFEGCYHGHGDSFLIKAGSGAATLGVPDSPGVTEGTARDTLAAAFNDLDGVTRVFDEYPGSIAAVIVEPVVGNMGVVAPRPGFLEGLRALCTRHDALLILDEVMTGFRLARGGAQELYGVRPDLTTLGKIIGGGLPVGAYGGRADLMALVAPEGPVYQAGTLSGNPLAMAAGLATLGQIDATPGFYGLLEALGARLESGLLAQIQRGGYRCRVARAGSMWTLFFTADDVVDWARASRCDTARYGRFFHEMLRRGVSLAPSQFEANFISIAHTDADIDDTIAAAGAALGVAWA encoded by the coding sequence GTGGCAGACCTGCCGCAGACGGCCGGGGCAGAGAGCCGGGCCCTGTTCGACAGAGCGAGACAGTGCATCCCCGGCGGTGTCAACTCGCCCGTACGCGCTTTCCGCGGCGTAGGCGGCACACCCCTGTTCATTGCCAGCGCACATGGCGCCCGTGTCGAAGACGAGGATGGGCGGAGCTTCATCGACTACATCGGGTCGTGGGGTCCGATGATTCTCGGCCACGGGCATCCAGCCGTGGTGGACGCCGTCACGCATCAGATCACACGCGGTGCTTCATTCGGCTCGCCGTCCCGGCTTGAGGTGGAGATGGCGGAGCAGTTGACCAGTTGGGTGCCATCGCTCGAGCGCGTGAGGATGGTGAACTCTGGCACTGAAGCGACCATGTCTGCTGCGCGCCTGGCTCGGGGCGCGACCGGACGGCCGAAGATCGTGAAGTTCGAGGGGTGCTACCACGGTCACGGCGACTCGTTCTTGATCAAGGCCGGTTCCGGTGCCGCCACGCTGGGCGTGCCCGACAGTCCCGGCGTGACTGAGGGAACGGCGCGTGACACCCTGGCTGCCGCATTCAACGATCTCGACGGCGTGACGCGTGTCTTCGATGAATACCCTGGCAGCATCGCCGCGGTCATCGTGGAGCCAGTGGTGGGCAACATGGGGGTGGTCGCGCCGCGCCCCGGCTTCCTGGAGGGGTTGCGGGCGTTGTGCACCAGGCACGATGCCCTTCTGATCCTGGACGAAGTGATGACGGGGTTCCGCCTGGCCAGGGGCGGTGCCCAGGAACTGTACGGTGTGCGGCCTGACCTGACCACACTCGGCAAGATCATCGGTGGCGGGTTGCCCGTAGGGGCCTACGGAGGGCGGGCGGACCTGATGGCGCTGGTGGCGCCGGAGGGTCCCGTGTATCAGGCCGGTACGCTCTCTGGCAATCCGCTGGCGATGGCGGCGGGACTCGCGACGTTGGGTCAGATCGACGCGACGCCCGGGTTCTACGGCCTGCTCGAGGCATTGGGCGCACGCCTCGAATCGGGGCTGCTGGCGCAGATTCAGCGGGGCGGTTATCGGTGCCGGGTCGCGCGTGCCGGGTCGATGTGGACGCTGTTTTTCACGGCGGACGACGTGGTCGACTGGGCGCGGGCGTCCCGGTGCGACACCGCGCGCTATGGGCGTTTCTTCCACGAGATGCTGCGCCGCGGCGTGTCTTTGGCACCGTCGCAGTTCGAAGCCAACTTCATTTCAATCGCGCATACCGACGCGGATATCGACGACACGATTGCCGCCGCCGGCGCGGCGCTGGGTGTGGCCTGGGCGTGA
- a CDS encoding sigma 54-interacting transcriptional regulator → MFRILFACSGNAGRSQMAVAFARRISPKDMEITCAGDVHQDVAPSASRVMAELGIEIAPRVALALDEIRYEPFDVVVTLCNHSRESCPTLPGSPARVHWPLVDPATQDPATTGPADEVFRQVRDDIRHRVEGLFQFGFLESIRQVRITLGSLLDNLTDGVLAHDMDRRIYFFNRAAQQITEREYGDVIGRDCHDVFLDRFCGGDCSFCTDQRHAARSRLGYPRTFITKRGERRDLQMSVVTTETPEHHVTGALVVFRDVTEVVHLRERLEHTRGFCGIVGRHPLMQRVFDSIRELTDINVPILIQGESGTGKELVATALHQLSRRGAGPFVPVNCGALPEGTLESELFGHVKGAFTGAIHDRKGRFALSEGGTIFLDEIGEISSAMQVKLLRVVQDKLFMPVGGERNLKADVRVICATNKDLKRLTQQGLFREDLYYRLAVVPLTVPPLRERASDIPLLVEHFLDKFSSDTAKRVTHVTPAARARLESYAWPGNVRELGNAVQFGMIKCHGDALDLQHLPPEIVPLQKNPIATKAGRPGKLDVERVADALSRAGGSRAHAARLLAVSRTTLYRFLDGHPVFHNTDL, encoded by the coding sequence ATGTTCCGCATCCTCTTCGCATGCAGCGGCAACGCGGGGCGCAGCCAGATGGCTGTGGCGTTTGCGCGCAGGATTTCGCCGAAAGACATGGAAATCACCTGCGCCGGAGACGTTCATCAGGATGTGGCGCCATCCGCCTCTCGGGTGATGGCGGAGCTCGGGATCGAGATTGCGCCCCGGGTGGCCCTTGCACTCGACGAAATCCGATATGAACCATTCGACGTCGTGGTGACCTTGTGCAACCACTCCCGGGAATCGTGCCCGACGTTGCCCGGTTCGCCCGCACGTGTGCACTGGCCGCTTGTCGATCCCGCCACACAGGACCCGGCAACGACCGGCCCGGCTGACGAGGTGTTCCGGCAGGTCAGGGACGATATCCGCCATCGTGTGGAAGGCCTCTTTCAGTTCGGGTTTCTCGAATCGATCCGCCAGGTCCGCATCACGCTGGGATCGCTGCTCGACAATCTGACGGACGGCGTCCTGGCACACGATATGGATCGCCGGATCTACTTCTTCAACCGGGCGGCACAACAGATCACGGAGCGCGAGTACGGCGACGTCATCGGCCGCGACTGCCACGATGTCTTCCTCGACCGGTTCTGCGGCGGCGACTGCTCGTTCTGCACCGACCAGCGCCATGCCGCACGCTCGAGGCTGGGCTACCCCCGCACCTTCATCACCAAACGCGGCGAACGGCGCGACCTCCAGATGTCGGTGGTGACCACCGAGACTCCTGAGCATCATGTCACCGGTGCGCTGGTGGTCTTTCGCGACGTGACCGAGGTGGTTCATCTGCGTGAGCGGCTGGAGCATACGCGGGGGTTCTGCGGCATTGTCGGGCGCCACCCGTTGATGCAGCGCGTGTTTGATTCGATCCGCGAGCTGACCGACATCAACGTGCCGATTCTGATTCAGGGCGAGAGCGGCACGGGCAAAGAGCTGGTGGCCACGGCCCTGCACCAGTTGAGCCGGCGCGGCGCAGGGCCGTTCGTCCCGGTAAACTGCGGCGCGCTGCCCGAGGGCACGTTGGAAAGCGAGCTGTTCGGGCACGTCAAGGGCGCATTCACCGGCGCGATCCACGATCGGAAGGGACGGTTCGCGCTCTCCGAGGGCGGGACCATCTTTCTCGACGAGATCGGCGAGATCTCCTCGGCCATGCAGGTCAAGCTCTTGCGAGTGGTGCAGGACAAGCTGTTCATGCCGGTCGGCGGCGAACGGAACCTCAAGGCAGACGTGCGAGTCATCTGCGCCACCAACAAGGACTTGAAACGCCTGACCCAACAGGGTCTGTTTCGCGAGGACCTGTACTACCGTCTTGCCGTGGTACCGCTGACGGTCCCGCCGTTGCGCGAACGCGCGAGTGACATTCCCCTGCTCGTCGAACACTTCCTCGACAAGTTCTCCAGTGACACCGCGAAACGCGTGACCCACGTCACGCCGGCGGCTCGCGCCCGCCTGGAAAGTTACGCGTGGCCGGGCAACGTCCGAGAACTCGGCAACGCCGTTCAGTTCGGCATGATCAAGTGCCACGGCGATGCGCTTGATCTCCAGCATCTTCCCCCGGAGATCGTGCCGCTTCAGAAGAATCCGATCGCCACGAAGGCGGGACGTCCAGGTAAGCTCGACGTCGAACGTGTGGCGGACGCGCTCAGCAGGGCGGGGGGCAGCCGGGCGCACGCGGCCCGGCTGCTTGCCGTCAGTCGGACTACCCTGTATCGCTTCCTTGATGGTCACCCGGTGTTCCACAATACAGACCTGTAA
- a CDS encoding 4Fe-4S dicluster domain-containing protein, protein MNAAILTDTTLCIGCNECALACKKVNKLEADVPRRWDLQDGLSARNWTSVVRGPDQSFVRKQCRHCLEPACVAACPVGALSKTETGAVVYDGQKCLGCRYCMMACPYNIPRYDWDQRVPYVRKCVLCYDRIKTGGQPGCTEACPTKATIFGDRDVLLAEAHRRIAEHPEKYIDRVWGEDEIGGTSVVYISNVDLSFLAHGMALGRVPIPERTSMAMEAVPFAFTGVVAVMAGVHWVVERRMKRQSEDHDE, encoded by the coding sequence ATGAACGCCGCCATCCTTACCGACACCACGCTGTGCATCGGCTGCAACGAGTGCGCATTGGCGTGCAAGAAGGTCAACAAGCTCGAGGCCGACGTGCCGCGTCGATGGGATCTCCAGGATGGGCTCTCGGCGCGAAACTGGACCTCGGTGGTGCGCGGCCCCGACCAGTCGTTTGTGCGCAAGCAGTGCCGGCATTGCCTCGAGCCGGCGTGTGTGGCGGCGTGCCCCGTGGGAGCCCTGTCGAAGACCGAGACCGGCGCCGTGGTGTACGACGGCCAGAAGTGTCTGGGGTGCCGGTACTGCATGATGGCGTGCCCGTACAACATCCCACGGTACGACTGGGACCAGCGCGTGCCCTACGTCCGCAAGTGCGTGTTGTGCTACGACCGCATCAAGACGGGCGGTCAGCCTGGCTGCACGGAGGCCTGTCCGACGAAAGCCACAATCTTCGGCGACCGCGACGTCCTGCTGGCCGAGGCCCATCGTCGAATAGCCGAGCACCCGGAAAAGTACATCGACAGGGTCTGGGGAGAAGACGAGATCGGCGGCACCTCGGTCGTCTACATCTCGAACGTCGACCTGTCGTTCCTGGCCCACGGGATGGCGTTGGGGCGCGTGCCGATTCCCGAGCGGACGTCGATGGCCATGGAGGCCGTGCCGTTCGCGTTCACCGGGGTCGTGGCCGTGATGGCCGGCGTGCACTGGGTCGTCGAGCGGCGGATGAAACGGCAGTCGGAGGACCACGATGAGTAG
- a CDS encoding response regulator encodes MTDKKTILIIDDDADTVTYFSSLLEDNGYATITAGNGAQAIDLVKKHRPDLITLDITMPETSGVRCYRDLRETEAWHTIPVIIITGVSDDFRTFISSRRHVPPPDGYLSKPVDTGELLALVAKLLPI; translated from the coding sequence ATGACCGACAAGAAGACCATTCTGATCATCGATGACGACGCGGACACGGTGACCTATTTCTCCAGCCTGCTGGAAGACAATGGGTACGCTACCATCACCGCCGGGAACGGGGCACAGGCCATCGACCTGGTCAAGAAGCACCGCCCCGACCTGATCACATTGGATATCACGATGCCGGAAACCTCCGGCGTTCGGTGCTATCGCGATCTGCGTGAGACCGAGGCATGGCACACGATTCCCGTGATCATCATCACCGGCGTGTCCGACGACTTCCGTACGTTCATCTCGTCGCGCAGGCACGTGCCGCCTCCGGACGGCTATCTCAGCAAGCCGGTCGATACCGGGGAACTGCTGGCGCTTGTCGCCAAGCTGCTGCCGATCTGA
- a CDS encoding response regulator → MSTSYQPRSHKADKLLERMAKKLNRQVVGSLTACVHCGMCTDSCHYVLTNPDDPTYAPAYKADRVRKIFKRHFDWTGRVFPWWVGASTVSTDEELEELKDIAFGKCTNCRRCTINCPMGVDFAVVNRMMRGLLVSVGVMPEGVAVVSKDQWEIGNQMGVLKEEYLETLEWMSEELSGELNDPAAVIPVDVMDADVVYSINPREVKYDPRTIADAAKIFHLAGEKWTMPSEGWDMTNFGLFSGDDDLGGAVARRLYDKVTELRGRKLVISECGHGYRSTRCEGPNWAGMDVPFVMESSVNTMLRYIKEGRIKVDKSRNTTPVTFHDSCNNARSCGLFEEPRELLSLVVTDFREMYPNRSENYCCTGGGGAMSMSEYTPRRLKSAKVKADQLAATGASVVVTSCHNCVDGLTDCIRHYKLGMQVTQLVNLVANAIVVPTKVALPAVVEPEPVAPRAQLSLAGRRILVVDDEPDVLVFYSAVLQDNGASVFEASDGDSAIAIARREKPDLITLDLSMPGTDGGKVFETLRKDPDLAGIRVCIITGRPELRRLIYDRGVFPPEGYLDKPVDDETLLLNVRKILEVH, encoded by the coding sequence GTGTCCACGAGTTACCAACCCCGCTCGCACAAGGCCGACAAGCTCCTCGAGCGCATGGCGAAGAAGCTCAACCGGCAGGTGGTGGGCTCCCTGACGGCCTGCGTGCATTGCGGCATGTGCACCGATTCCTGTCACTACGTGCTGACCAATCCCGACGACCCGACGTATGCGCCCGCCTACAAGGCTGACCGCGTCCGGAAGATCTTCAAGCGGCACTTCGACTGGACGGGCCGGGTCTTCCCCTGGTGGGTGGGCGCGTCGACGGTCTCGACCGACGAGGAACTGGAAGAACTGAAGGACATCGCCTTCGGTAAGTGCACGAACTGCCGGCGATGCACGATCAATTGTCCGATGGGCGTCGACTTCGCCGTTGTCAACCGCATGATGCGCGGCCTCCTGGTGTCGGTCGGCGTGATGCCGGAAGGCGTCGCCGTCGTCAGCAAGGATCAATGGGAGATCGGCAACCAGATGGGCGTGCTGAAGGAGGAGTACCTCGAGACGCTCGAGTGGATGTCGGAGGAACTCAGCGGCGAACTGAACGACCCGGCCGCGGTGATCCCGGTGGACGTCATGGACGCCGACGTCGTGTATTCCATCAATCCGCGCGAGGTCAAGTACGACCCCCGGACCATTGCCGACGCGGCGAAGATCTTCCACCTGGCCGGTGAGAAGTGGACCATGCCGAGCGAGGGCTGGGACATGACGAACTTCGGGCTCTTCTCCGGCGACGACGACCTCGGCGGCGCCGTGGCGCGGCGCCTGTACGACAAGGTCACCGAGTTGCGCGGCAGGAAGCTGGTGATCTCCGAGTGCGGCCACGGGTATCGGTCGACGCGGTGCGAGGGCCCGAATTGGGCCGGCATGGATGTCCCGTTCGTGATGGAGAGCTCGGTCAACACCATGTTGCGGTACATCAAGGAAGGCCGCATCAAGGTCGACAAGTCCCGCAACACGACGCCGGTCACCTTCCACGATTCGTGCAACAACGCCAGAAGCTGCGGCTTGTTCGAGGAACCGCGCGAGCTGCTCAGTCTGGTCGTCACCGACTTCCGCGAGATGTACCCGAACCGGTCCGAGAACTACTGCTGCACCGGCGGCGGCGGTGCCATGTCGATGAGTGAGTACACGCCCCGACGTTTGAAGTCGGCCAAGGTCAAGGCCGACCAGTTGGCCGCGACCGGAGCCAGTGTCGTGGTGACGTCATGTCACAACTGCGTGGACGGCCTGACCGACTGCATCCGCCACTACAAGCTCGGCATGCAGGTCACCCAGCTCGTCAACCTGGTTGCCAATGCCATCGTCGTACCGACGAAGGTCGCGCTCCCCGCCGTGGTCGAACCCGAGCCCGTCGCACCACGGGCTCAGCTCAGCCTCGCGGGCCGACGGATCCTGGTCGTGGACGACGAGCCGGATGTGCTGGTCTTCTACAGCGCGGTGCTGCAGGACAATGGCGCGAGCGTGTTCGAAGCCAGCGACGGGGATTCCGCCATCGCGATCGCGCGCCGGGAGAAGCCGGACTTGATCACGCTGGACCTCTCGATGCCTGGCACCGACGGCGGCAAGGTCTTCGAGACGCTGCGCAAGGACCCCGATCTGGCGGGCATCCGGGTGTGCATCATCACCGGCCGGCCGGAACTGCGCCGGTTGATCTACGACCGCGGGGTCTTTCCGCCCGAGGGGTACCTGGACAAGCCCGTGGACGACGAGACCCTGCTCCTGAACGTGCGGAAGATCCTGGAGGTGCACTAG
- a CDS encoding PAS domain-containing protein: MDLPYEQYFDAMPCYVTVQDRDFKVMAANRRFREAFGDYRGRYCYQVYKHRAEKCEVCPVEQTFRDGQVHSGEERVTCLNRTEVSVIVYTEPIRNEEGHITGVMEMSTDITDVKRLQNQLRNSQAHYSRLFEEVPCYISIQDRDLNMVDANRLHRETFGDFLGCKCYEIYKHRTEECFPCTVRETFDDGQLHVHEEVVTSRDGRPINVLVHTTPIVGADGKVDRIMEMSADITQIRRLQSQLASIGLLIGSISHGIKGLLNGLNGGVYLVNKGLAAGDQARVAKGWGIVERNIERVRNMVLDILYYAKDREPDWKPVSAEAVVNEVFEAMRDKATELGIEFTRVVAPETGTFEADEKAVRAMLVNLTENAFDACRLDVKKPVHRVTLRTGQTDRSTGFEIEDNGIGMEQETREKAFSLFFSSKGSEGTGLGLFVANKIATAHGGSIQIESTPGTGTRFVVAIPNSRSGSAAEPGAVTALGTH, encoded by the coding sequence ATGGATCTTCCCTACGAGCAGTACTTCGACGCGATGCCCTGCTACGTCACCGTGCAGGACCGTGACTTTAAGGTGATGGCGGCCAACCGGCGGTTTCGCGAAGCCTTCGGTGACTACCGAGGGCGATACTGCTACCAGGTCTACAAACACCGCGCGGAGAAGTGCGAGGTCTGCCCGGTTGAACAGACGTTCCGCGACGGCCAGGTTCACAGCGGCGAGGAACGCGTCACCTGCCTCAACCGGACGGAGGTATCGGTGATCGTGTACACCGAGCCCATCCGCAACGAAGAGGGCCACATCACGGGCGTGATGGAGATGTCCACCGACATCACCGATGTGAAGCGCCTCCAGAACCAGCTCCGCAACAGCCAGGCGCACTACAGCAGGCTGTTCGAGGAAGTGCCCTGCTACATCTCCATCCAGGATCGTGACCTGAACATGGTCGACGCGAATCGCCTGCATCGCGAGACGTTCGGCGACTTCCTCGGGTGCAAGTGCTACGAGATCTACAAGCATCGAACCGAGGAGTGTTTCCCGTGCACCGTCCGGGAGACCTTCGACGACGGCCAGTTGCACGTCCATGAGGAGGTCGTGACGTCGCGGGACGGTCGCCCGATCAACGTCCTCGTCCACACGACGCCAATCGTTGGCGCCGACGGCAAGGTCGACCGGATCATGGAAATGAGCGCCGACATCACTCAGATCCGCCGGCTCCAATCCCAGCTCGCCTCCATCGGGCTGCTCATCGGGTCCATCTCCCACGGGATCAAAGGCCTGCTCAACGGGCTGAATGGCGGAGTGTACCTGGTCAACAAGGGGCTCGCCGCAGGGGATCAAGCGCGTGTGGCCAAGGGATGGGGCATCGTCGAACGGAACATCGAGCGGGTCCGCAACATGGTCCTGGATATTCTCTATTACGCGAAGGACCGCGAACCTGACTGGAAGCCGGTGTCGGCCGAGGCCGTCGTCAACGAAGTGTTCGAGGCCATGCGGGACAAGGCCACTGAGCTTGGTATCGAGTTCACCCGGGTGGTCGCCCCGGAGACAGGCACGTTCGAGGCGGACGAGAAGGCCGTGCGGGCGATGCTGGTGAACCTGACGGAGAACGCGTTCGACGCATGCCGCCTCGACGTGAAGAAGCCGGTGCACCGCGTGACGCTCCGGACCGGTCAGACAGATCGTTCAACCGGATTCGAGATCGAAGACAACGGCATCGGGATGGAACAGGAGACCCGGGAGAAGGCCTTCAGCCTGTTCTTCTCCTCGAAGGGCTCCGAAGGCACGGGGCTCGGCCTGTTCGTGGCGAACAAGATCGCAACGGCGCATGGAGGCTCTATCCAGATTGAGTCAACACCTGGCACAGGCACGCGTTTTGTGGTCGCCATTCCGAACTCCAGATCCGGAAGCGCCGCCGAACCCGGCGCCGTCACCGCCCTTGGGACACACTGA
- a CDS encoding (Fe-S)-binding protein, with protein MPGAPLTEAERARAFALPKKPAVIERQRLAVRYHVEDFDVRDRPRRFLEAFAAILKHTNYRVALDHYARISTKCARCAVKCQIHEATGDDRDIPCWRSELLLAVYRRHFTISGILRGRILGDPGLTDETVAEMADTFYDCTACRRCHFECPMGVDHGLVTHLGRYVLSEIGIVPRALAVSTREQLLGASGNTSAIPVPALLDSLEFLSEEMQDEKHIAIPFPVDQEGAEYLFLPAVSDFIMEADSLMGIAAVFRATGDSWTIGTGYFDGINYGLFYSDQVLEHVLRKVRAEAERLKVKKILIGECGHASRSAKHFYPMFCGGAEALPVLNIMEYTHRAWREGRLRLNPDVVTERVTYHDPCNVARPGWIVEQPRELLKAFCRNYVEMTPNRRDNICCGGGGGTVSIDEIRPYRTAIGGRVKADQIRTTGAEYCVAPCANCKKQLRELMEDQGMDCKIVGLHDLIYKALVLD; from the coding sequence ATGCCGGGCGCACCACTCACCGAAGCCGAACGCGCACGCGCGTTCGCCCTGCCGAAAAAGCCGGCCGTCATCGAGCGCCAGCGCTTGGCCGTCCGATACCACGTTGAGGACTTCGACGTCCGAGACCGCCCCAGGCGGTTTCTCGAGGCCTTCGCCGCCATCCTGAAGCACACGAACTACCGGGTGGCCCTCGACCACTACGCGCGCATCAGCACGAAGTGCGCCCGGTGCGCCGTCAAGTGCCAGATCCATGAGGCCACCGGCGACGATCGCGACATTCCCTGCTGGCGCTCGGAGCTGCTGCTGGCGGTCTATCGCCGGCACTTCACCATCTCGGGCATCCTGCGCGGACGGATCCTCGGGGACCCCGGACTGACCGATGAGACCGTCGCCGAAATGGCGGACACCTTCTACGACTGCACGGCGTGCCGGCGCTGTCATTTCGAATGCCCGATGGGCGTCGATCATGGCCTGGTGACGCATCTCGGGCGCTATGTACTCTCGGAGATCGGCATCGTGCCGCGTGCGCTGGCGGTCAGCACCCGCGAACAGCTGCTCGGCGCGAGCGGGAACACGTCGGCGATCCCCGTGCCCGCCCTACTGGACAGTCTCGAATTCCTCAGCGAGGAGATGCAGGACGAGAAACACATCGCCATTCCGTTCCCGGTCGATCAGGAAGGCGCCGAGTACCTGTTCCTGCCGGCGGTCTCAGACTTCATCATGGAGGCCGACAGCCTGATGGGGATCGCGGCGGTGTTCCGCGCGACCGGCGACAGTTGGACGATCGGGACGGGCTATTTCGACGGGATCAACTACGGGCTGTTCTACAGCGACCAGGTCCTGGAGCACGTGCTGCGGAAGGTGCGGGCCGAAGCCGAGCGGCTCAAGGTCAAGAAGATCCTCATCGGCGAGTGTGGCCACGCCTCACGGTCGGCGAAGCACTTCTACCCGATGTTCTGCGGCGGCGCCGAAGCGCTCCCGGTGCTGAACATCATGGAATACACGCATCGGGCGTGGCGCGAGGGGCGGCTCCGGCTCAATCCGGACGTGGTGACCGAGCGCGTGACGTACCACGATCCGTGCAATGTCGCCCGGCCGGGATGGATCGTGGAGCAGCCACGCGAGCTGCTGAAGGCCTTCTGCCGCAACTATGTGGAGATGACCCCGAATCGACGCGACAATATCTGCTGCGGCGGCGGGGGCGGCACGGTCTCGATCGACGAGATCCGGCCCTATCGCACCGCGATCGGCGGCCGGGTCAAGGCCGATCAGATTAGGACCACCGGAGCGGAGTACTGCGTGGCGCCCTGCGCCAACTGCAAGAAGCAGCTCCGGGAACTGATGGAGGATCAGGGGATGGACTGCAAGATTGTGGGGCTCCACGACCTGATCTACAAGGCCCTCGTGCTCGACTGA